Proteins from a single region of Acidianus ambivalens:
- a CDS encoding CBS domain-containing protein has product MIVKTLEVLRPPIISIEDNLMQAFKRINERGIGRVIIANEKVEGILSTRDLLSVYLSFCPQSCSQGDLYKMSNMKASLYMTPNPAVVNEKDDILEAITIMVTRNFGSLPVVDDLGRPTGIVTEREMLLSFQDLEVLFPVSMFMSKKVTTINKDVDLVQATRQMLHRGFRRLPVVDDEGKVIGIVTAADCIKAASKSVEKLDPDYFFSKKVTDIMSTPPISIEEDRSINEAAATLIEKNIGSLLILDDESRPKGIITERDLLIALHYQLHLQFLRKT; this is encoded by the coding sequence ATGATAGTAAAGACATTAGAGGTATTAAGGCCTCCTATAATTTCAATTGAAGATAACTTAATGCAGGCTTTTAAGAGGATTAATGAGAGAGGCATTGGACGAGTAATAATAGCTAATGAGAAGGTAGAAGGAATACTTTCTACTAGAGATTTACTTTCTGTTTACCTTAGTTTCTGTCCTCAAAGTTGTAGCCAAGGAGATTTATATAAAATGAGTAATATGAAGGCATCTTTATACATGACTCCAAATCCTGCGGTTGTAAACGAAAAAGATGATATATTGGAGGCAATAACTATCATGGTAACAAGGAACTTCGGATCTTTACCAGTTGTAGATGACTTAGGTAGACCAACTGGTATAGTAACAGAAAGAGAAATGCTCTTGAGTTTTCAAGATCTTGAGGTTCTATTTCCAGTTAGTATGTTCATGAGTAAAAAAGTAACTACAATAAATAAAGATGTTGACCTTGTGCAAGCAACAAGACAAATGCTACATAGAGGATTTAGGAGATTACCTGTAGTTGATGACGAAGGAAAGGTAATAGGAATAGTGACAGCTGCTGATTGTATAAAGGCTGCTTCGAAGAGCGTAGAAAAATTAGATCCAGACTACTTCTTTAGTAAGAAAGTCACTGATATAATGAGCACCCCGCCAATAAGCATAGAAGAAGATAGATCTATAAATGAAGCAGCTGCTACTTTAATAGAGAAGAACATTGGCTCCTTGTTAATATTAGATGATGAATCTAGACCTAAAGGAATAATAACCGAAAGAGACTTATTAATAGCACTACATTATCAATTACATTTACAATTTTTAAGAAAAACCTAA
- a CDS encoding 8-oxo-dGTP diphosphatase: MELHTCLSIIIQSDKLLMIKKKRGLGEGLITFPGGKVEENETPLECAIRETEEEVGVKIINPRKVGVITFKQINGNVQVMHVYLATEFIGILKESDEAIPIWVQRSDLPFKNMWIDDRIWLPLVLEGKYVNCVFEFTNDWKFMVSSLCEFA, encoded by the coding sequence TTGGAGCTACATACATGTCTTAGTATTATAATTCAATCTGACAAATTATTAATGATAAAAAAGAAGAGGGGATTAGGAGAGGGACTTATAACTTTTCCTGGAGGAAAAGTAGAAGAGAACGAAACTCCTTTAGAATGTGCAATAAGGGAAACAGAAGAGGAAGTTGGCGTAAAAATAATAAATCCGCGAAAAGTAGGTGTTATTACATTTAAGCAAATCAATGGTAACGTTCAAGTAATGCATGTGTATTTAGCTACAGAATTTATAGGCATCTTAAAAGAAAGTGATGAAGCTATACCTATTTGGGTACAGCGTAGTGATTTACCATTTAAGAATATGTGGATTGATGATAGAATATGGTTACCTTTAGTTCTTGAGGGGAAATACGTAAATTGTGTATTTGAATTTACAAATGATTGGAAATTTATGGTTTCATCTTTATGTGAATTTGCATGA
- a CDS encoding alpha/beta hydrolase-fold protein, translating into MIRLNFISFESEILKDNPLQDPYIRRIGIIEPEDPIGKPIIIYLSGFLGSSLSMLNYDPLSEDILSRVERLKKEGKINGSIIVLPDMFTKVGGNQYINSQAVGFYEDFLIKELIPYLEEKYKSRKIGLIGKSSGGYGALVLGMKYDEIKAIASHSGDAYFEYVYLPMFPRVIPYLRKFSSPEEWLNNFWKKQNKKKKEDLNVLNIIGMSAFYSPSPEGKILLPFDLDSGEIIEDLWKKWLEKDPVRIIEKLGEKLKNKGVFIDVGVKDEYNIQYGARILHNKMKKMGIEHYYEEYEDGHMNTSYRLDISISFIEKYLSMMS; encoded by the coding sequence ATGATAAGATTAAATTTTATCAGTTTCGAAAGCGAAATTTTGAAGGATAATCCTTTGCAAGATCCTTATATTAGACGTATCGGTATAATAGAACCAGAAGATCCTATTGGTAAGCCAATAATAATTTACTTAAGTGGATTTCTTGGATCTTCGCTATCAATGTTAAATTATGATCCATTATCTGAGGACATTCTAAGTAGAGTAGAGAGACTTAAGAAAGAGGGTAAAATTAATGGTTCAATTATAGTTCTACCGGACATGTTTACAAAAGTAGGAGGAAATCAATACATTAACTCGCAAGCTGTAGGTTTTTATGAAGATTTTTTGATAAAGGAATTAATACCATATCTAGAAGAAAAATATAAGAGTAGAAAAATAGGCTTGATAGGAAAATCATCCGGTGGTTATGGTGCACTAGTCTTAGGCATGAAATATGATGAAATCAAGGCAATAGCTTCTCATTCTGGTGACGCATACTTTGAGTATGTTTACCTGCCAATGTTTCCTAGAGTAATACCATATTTGAGAAAATTCTCTTCCCCAGAAGAATGGCTAAATAATTTTTGGAAAAAACAAAATAAAAAGAAAAAGGAAGACTTAAACGTACTTAACATAATAGGCATGTCAGCATTCTATTCTCCTAGTCCAGAAGGAAAAATATTACTTCCTTTTGATTTGGATTCTGGAGAAATTATAGAAGATTTATGGAAAAAATGGTTAGAGAAAGATCCGGTAAGAATAATAGAAAAGCTTGGAGAAAAATTAAAGAATAAGGGCGTATTTATTGATGTAGGAGTAAAGGACGAATATAACATTCAATATGGTGCTAGAATTCTTCACAATAAGATGAAGAAGATGGGCATAGAGCATTACTATGAAGAATATGAAGACGGACATATGAACACCTCTTATAGACTAGATATTTCAATAAGTTTTATAGAAAAATATTTATCTATGATGAGCTGA
- a CDS encoding DUF429 domain-containing protein, with amino-acid sequence MYCGVDLAVKRKSAVAKMIDNRIQVKFLSTDEEIINYCKDAKVTSIDSPLSLSKGFREVDKKMIRNGYKVLPPSFMVSLVKRAIKLSSLLPNIIETHPTSSMKNLGINWKEYSRKKDEIDAVICAITAYAYDNHLALEISANDGTIYLLPKGFPKPIKMSEGYYTLPHIGNQ; translated from the coding sequence ATTTATTGTGGAGTTGATTTAGCAGTAAAGAGAAAATCTGCAGTAGCAAAAATGATAGATAATAGAATACAAGTAAAATTCCTATCTACTGATGAAGAAATCATTAATTACTGCAAAGACGCAAAAGTGACGAGTATTGATTCTCCTTTATCTCTCTCTAAAGGATTTAGAGAGGTAGATAAAAAGATGATAAGAAATGGTTACAAGGTTTTACCTCCATCTTTTATGGTTAGTCTGGTAAAAAGAGCCATTAAACTTTCTAGTTTATTACCAAATATTATAGAAACTCATCCGACATCATCAATGAAAAATTTGGGAATTAATTGGAAAGAATACTCAAGAAAGAAAGACGAGATAGATGCGGTAATTTGTGCCATTACAGCTTATGCCTATGATAATCATCTTGCTCTGGAAATTTCTGCTAATGATGGAACAATTTACTTATTACCTAAAGGTTTTCCTAAGCCGATTAAAATGAGTGAAGGTTATTATACACTTCCACACATAGGTAATCAATGA
- the tpiA gene encoding triose-phosphate isomerase gives MKKPIILINFKAYENSFGKKGVDIAKRIEKVSTEYSTEVILSVPATMIPILSQEVSLPIYAQHVDSYPLGAHTGSLLPEMIKEAGAKGTLLNHSEKRIRADEIHDALIRLNRLGLESVVCVDRYELVEPMALLKPTAILIEPPELIGSGISVSKAKPEVITNAVKEISKVPGVFIIAGAGISSGEDVYTAVKLGADGIGVASAVMKAKEPEKVVEDFIKSGIKAMDEKNDRN, from the coding sequence ATGAAAAAGCCAATAATATTAATAAATTTCAAGGCTTACGAGAACTCTTTCGGAAAAAAAGGGGTAGACATTGCAAAAAGGATAGAGAAAGTATCCACAGAGTATTCTACTGAAGTTATTTTATCCGTTCCTGCTACCATGATACCCATTCTTTCTCAGGAGGTATCATTACCTATTTATGCACAACACGTTGATTCTTATCCTTTAGGTGCACATACTGGATCTTTATTACCAGAGATGATAAAAGAAGCTGGAGCAAAAGGAACATTGTTAAATCATAGCGAGAAAAGGATAAGAGCAGATGAAATACATGATGCATTAATCAGATTAAATAGACTAGGCTTGGAATCAGTAGTTTGTGTAGATAGGTATGAGCTTGTAGAGCCAATGGCTCTGTTAAAACCTACAGCTATCTTAATAGAACCGCCAGAATTAATAGGTTCCGGAATTTCTGTATCAAAAGCTAAGCCAGAAGTAATAACTAATGCTGTTAAAGAAATTTCTAAAGTACCTGGAGTATTTATAATAGCTGGGGCAGGAATAAGTAGTGGAGAAGACGTTTATACTGCAGTAAAATTAGGGGCAGATGGAATAGGTGTTGCTAGTGCAGTAATGAAAGCTAAGGAACCGGAAAAGGTAGTAGAAGATTTCATAAAAAGTGGGATAAAGGCAATGGATGAGAAAAATGATAGAAATTAG
- a CDS encoding alanyl-tRNA editing protein, translated as MIEIRTHSALHVLKGATRKVLGVKWTASTYVNGPHGRLTVQFERKPTEEEINRIFVEAQNKINEGLPFITEKLSREDAEKKYGDEIYDLFPVPPEVKELYIVIIPGWNINACNKQHVSNTKEIGEIKLDHWRYRNTKKLLELSFNVI; from the coding sequence ATGATAGAAATTAGGACTCATAGTGCTTTACATGTGCTAAAGGGTGCAACAAGAAAAGTTTTAGGCGTTAAGTGGACTGCAAGTACTTATGTTAACGGTCCTCATGGTAGGCTAACTGTTCAATTTGAGAGAAAACCAACCGAAGAGGAAATTAATCGAATATTTGTAGAAGCTCAAAACAAAATAAATGAAGGCTTGCCATTTATTACTGAAAAGCTAAGCAGAGAAGATGCAGAGAAAAAATATGGGGATGAAATTTATGATTTATTTCCAGTGCCTCCAGAAGTAAAAGAGCTTTACATTGTAATAATTCCAGGATGGAACATAAATGCTTGCAATAAACAACATGTTAGTAATACAAAAGAAATTGGAGAAATAAAATTAGATCATTGGAGATATAGGAACACAAAGAAACTGTTAGAATTATCATTTAATGTCATTTAG
- a CDS encoding winged helix-turn-helix domain-containing protein, whose protein sequence is MKFNFKIWIEDDNGKSVLGKGGVELLKEIINTGSISKAAENLNLSYKFAWEYVRKIESEIGGIEMKKGGKNAGGTVISDKVQQLLKIYEEAMNEVSAVLEKYSKKLNDIK, encoded by the coding sequence ATGAAATTTAATTTTAAAATCTGGATAGAAGACGATAATGGAAAATCTGTGTTAGGTAAAGGCGGAGTTGAATTATTAAAAGAGATAATTAATACTGGGTCTATTTCTAAAGCTGCCGAAAATCTTAACTTATCATATAAATTTGCTTGGGAATACGTGAGAAAAATTGAATCAGAAATAGGAGGAATAGAAATGAAAAAAGGAGGAAAGAATGCAGGTGGAACAGTCATTTCGGATAAAGTACAACAGCTTCTTAAGATTTATGAAGAGGCAATGAACGAAGTCTCTGCAGTGCTTGAGAAATATTCTAAGAAGCTAAATGACATTAAATGA